The Armatimonadota bacterium nucleotide sequence CTGGTCGGCCACGTGGCCTTCGCGCTGATCGTGTGGCTGCTGGGCGGCGTGGTCGTCACCGCCCTGGCCGCCTGCGGGGGCCGGGGCGCGGGCGGCGGGGGCCGGGTCGGGGCGATCCTGGCCGCCGGAGGGAGCCTCCTGGTTCTGTTAGCCAGCCTGTCCGGGCGCGGCCGGCCGGTCCTCAGCGACTACGTCCCGGTGGTGGACGCGCCCGCGTACCTGGCCGGCCTGGCTCTGGTGGCGGCGGGGGCGGCGGGGGGCCTGATGTCCATCGTGCGCCCGGTCCGGCGGGGTCGGTCGGCGGTGGCCTGGGGAGCGTCCTGCGTGGCCGCGACGTTCGGCGTCACCCTGCTGGCGGCTGTGGCGGGGATCCTTCGGGCGGGTCGCCTGCCCTACCAGATCGTCTTCTGGGGCGCCGGTCACGCCCTGCAGTTCGTCTACGCGGGGGCGATGGCGCTGGCCTGGTATGTGCTGGCCCGCGGCGCGGGCACGGTCTCGCCGGCTCCGCGTCTGATCCGGGCGGCCTTCGGCCTGTACCCGCTCCTGGCCCTGGGGGGCGCGGCCGTGTACGCGGGACCGGAGCCGGCGGCGCTCCCGGCTTTATGGAAGGTCAACCTGGCGCTGGGGGTCGGGATCAGTATCCCGACGGTCATCCACCTGGGGGTGGTCGGCGCGGCGGTCGCGGCCGCGTGCCGGCGGTCGCCGGGGCTTCTGCGGTCCAGCCCGGAGGTGGCGGCGCTGGCGCTCTCGATGGCATTCTACGTCCTGGGAGGGGTTCTGGCGCCGGTGGGGATCCGCGGCACGCTGCGGGTCACGGCCCACTATCACGCGATGCTGGTGGGCGGGGTCACGGTGGCGTTCATGGGCGTCATCCACCACCTGCTGCACGCCTGGGGGTGGGCGCGGGGAAGCCGCCGGATGGCCGCGCTGCAGCTGTGGGTGTTCGGGCTGGGGGTGCTGGCGACCGTCGCCGTCCTGGCGTGGGCGGGGGCCTTGGGCGCGCCCCGCAAGATGGTCGGCAGCGTGGCGGCCTCCGGGCCGTGGGCGTTCGCCCTGCGCCTGATGGCGCCCGCGGTGGTGCCGGCTGTCGCGGGCGGTGTGCTCTTCGTGGCCCAGGTGCTGGCGGCGGTCCTGGGCCCGCGGCCCCCCGCCCGGGTGCCGGCGGCCCCGCGCCCGGCGCCGATGCCGCCGTGAAGCTGAGCCGCGAGAGCGAGTACGCCCTGGCCGGCCTGGCCCATCTGGCCCGGAAGAAGCCGGGGACAGTCCTGACCCTGCGGTCCATCGCCAGCGCCGGGGGGCTGCCGCCGGTGTTCCTCGCCAAGATCTTCCGCAGGCTGACCCGCGCCGGCCTGCTGACATCCCACCGGGGCGGGCGGCGGGGTTATGGTCTGGCGCGC carries:
- a CDS encoding cbb3-type cytochrome c oxidase subunit I is translated as MTSSPARSPAAADPTLLRAWLGVAAGAAGTSGLLAVLVALARMPGARFLSPHTFSTLLVGHVAFALIVWLLGGVVVTALAACGGRGAGGGGRVGAILAAGGSLLVLLASLSGRGRPVLSDYVPVVDAPAYLAGLALVAAGAAGGLMSIVRPVRRGRSAVAWGASCVAATFGVTLLAAVAGILRAGRLPYQIVFWGAGHALQFVYAGAMALAWYVLARGAGTVSPAPRLIRAAFGLYPLLALGGAAVYAGPEPAALPALWKVNLALGVGISIPTVIHLGVVGAAVAAACRRSPGLLRSSPEVAALALSMAFYVLGGVLAPVGIRGTLRVTAHYHAMLVGGVTVAFMGVIHHLLHAWGWARGSRRMAALQLWVFGLGVLATVAVLAWAGALGAPRKMVGSVAASGPWAFALRLMAPAVVPAVAGGVLFVAQVLAAVLGPRPPARVPAAPRPAPMPP